The genomic segment GGGCGAACCAACGCCGTAGCCATCGTACCCACCCGGCGGGCTGCACCGGCAGAGTACGGTCCCGCCGGTGACCCAGGGGCCGCTGCGGGCGACCCTGACCGGTCACACCGGCTTCCAGGCCGTGCAGAAAAGTGCCTGGCGTCGGCCCTGTTCTCGCCGCGATCTTCGTCGCCGAGATCGGCGACGTCGCGCGCCCGAAAGTGTGACGTTTGGTACCGTGTGATGTGGACAACGCTGGGGGCGCTCGACTAGGAGCGCCCCTCGCTGTAGACATCATCGCAATCGTAGAATAACTGCTGGTAACGGGTGCTCGATAAGCAAACATTGACCCGTAAGCGATGGTTGGACCGTTCTTTCCTCTAAGAACGGTCACGGTGTTACGTCGTCGAAGTAGTCGAACTCGCCTTCCCGGATGGGCCGGACGGTGTTAGCGGCAGCACGAGCGCGTGCATGTACGGCGCGTCGACCGCCGGCTGGACATCCGCCACATGCCGCCAGCCCCAGTGGTCGTAGATCCGCCGGGCCGGGGCGTCCGGCTCGGACAGCAGCGTCGCATATGGCTCGAATCGCTTCGACATCAGCGCATTGATGAGCGTCCGACCGAGCCCTTGACCCCGCCACGTCTTGGCGACGACCAGCTCGATCACAGCGAATTTGGGCGACGTCAGCACCTCGGCGGCCGGCTCAGGGGAAGTCGTGCCTCCCCACCAGCGACCCGCTGCGAACGTGAAGCCGAATGAGAAACCCACAAGCCGGCCGGCTGCACGCGAGGTCACGAGTGCGAACCCCGGCGCGGCCTTCTGTACGTTGGTGCGTTCCAAGAACCGGCCGCGGCTAAACAGCGGGCCACCGTTGTACGGCGGCTCGGCGTACACGACCTCGTACAGGTCGGCGACCTCGCCTAGCATCGCCTCGAGTCCAGCGCCGTCGTGGTGGGAAAGGTCGATGTCGGCGAGGGAGGTCACGGCGCTACCGGACCGGCAGGCAGTGCCAGCATCTCCCGCAGCTCGGCCAACGCGGATCGCTCCCGCTCTACAACGGGTACCTGATCCAGAACCTTCCGGCCCATATCCAGCACCATGGCGGTACGGTGTGCGACCGGCACCGCGTCGATAACCGTCTGGGCGTGGGAGGCACCCTCGTCAAGGTAGCCGTCAATGACCATGCATCGGGCGGCGTGAAGTTGAACCTGCGCGCGGGAACGACGAGACGACGCCGGGTACAAAGTTAGGGCGTGCTCCTGCGCTTGGCGGGCGGTGTCGGTGTCGCCCAAGTGGGTTCCTACGTAGCTTGTGGTATGCCACAAACGGTGTTGCGGATAGCCGAAGGCAGTGCCCAGGTCCTGGGTCGCGCTGGCCGGAAGCTGCCCGTAGAGGTCGGCAAGGTGATTCACGGCGTCGCGGGCCTCGTCGGCCCGGCCGAGCAGTGCGTACGCCTGGGCGCGGGCACTGAGAGCTTCCGTAACGCCCGGGTAGGCGGCACTGCCACCGATAACGAGAGCTTCATCAGCGCGGGTAAGCGCGATGGTGAGGGGACGCCGGTCGTAGAGGGCGTGCGTCGCGTCGTGTCCACGTATCCAGGTGCGAACGACCGGATCAGTGGATGCGTCGGCTGCATGCCGGGCGGCCCGCCACCACCTGCGGGCCGGCTGGAACTGACCGAGGTTTACCAGGCTCATGGCCATCACCCCGGCAAGCAGACCACTGACCCTCGACAGGCCCCGATACTGGGCACCCCGCGCGGCGTCTAGGGTTCCTTGGAGGTCAACGAGGTCCGCCGCGAGGTTGCTGACCAACACGGCCGGACGATCGGTGAAGTAGGCCCCGCCGTACTCGAAGGCGACTTCTTCCCACTCATCGACGTCCACGTCGGCGGCGTCTTTCCCGGTCAGGGAAGACACAAGACCGGAACGGATCACGTCGAGAGCCGGCGTAACAGCGCCAGCCGCAAGCGCGGTCAGGGCGTGCTGTAGCAGGATGCGGCGCCGCACGATGTCCTCCGGGTCCGTTCCGACGTCGCGACCTACGAGCGGACCGCGACGTCCGCGTTCTTCAAGTTGGGCCTGGCAGGCAGCCCCAACGGCATCGTCCGCGTCGGGTGCCTCGTCAAGATACTCTGCCTGCTTCGACAACCGGCCGTGTCCCTTCTCGGCGGGAGAGGGCTCGCCGCCGCTGAGGGCGGTTGCGGCAACGGTGAGGCCAAGAGCCTGTTCGTAATCCCGGACGAGGGCCGGCGTCACGTCTCGGGAGTCCACGTTGCGCTCAACGCGGCTTAGGTGGCCCTTATCCCGCCCAATCATGTCGGCAAGCTTGCCAAGGCCAACGCCCCTACTCTCCCGCGCGGCGCGCAAGTCCTGCCCGGTAATCACATGTCCTCCTGTCATTTCCGCGATTCACCGTTGCGGCAACACCGCAACCGTGACTCCGTCCGAACTAACGGTGATCCTCTCTGTGAGGGCGCGGGGCTGATGTGCAAACGCCGCCTGCCTCGCCGCCCACGACGACGGTACCGCCACAGGGGACTCGGTGTCGATGCAGGTGAGGTGGGTGCGTGGCATTCATGGTTGCACTCGCGCCCGGCGTGCTGGCCGGGCGCGACGTGACCCGACTGGCCTGCGTCCTGAATATGGATGGGGCGATGACGGTGGTTTGCACGCCATGGCGGGGCGTAGAGCCGTTGGCCATCGTCGAGGGCTGTCCGAGTGCTAGTGAACCCAATTCGGAGTGTGTCTAGTGAAGGCTGGCGACGCTATTAAGAGATTCAATGACTCCCCGGTGGTGCGTGACGGCGTCTCCGTGCTGTCGGGTGATGCGGCGGGCGTGTCGGGATCGGGTGGGGGGCGCCTCCGGCCCGGCCCGGGTTCCGGCACGCCCGCCACGGTTGCGGCGGCGTTTGTCTCGGTCGATGTTGGTGAGCGGTCCGGCTCGGGGGAGGTGGTTCGTGGGCCGAATGTGTTGTTGCGGCGGGCGCGGTTGGGGTTGGTGTCGCAGTCGGGTTCGGGTCGGCCGATGTCGCGGCAGGAGTTGGCTGATGCGGTGAACGTGGTGCTGCACAGGTTCGGTCCGCACGCGGGGTCCGCGACGGCGCGGTGGGTGGCCGGTCTGGAGCAGGATCGGGCGTGGTGGCCTCGGTTGTTGGCGCGGCGGGCGTTGCGTGAGGTGCTGGGTGCGGCGACGGACGGGCAGCTGGGGTTGTTCGTGAACCGCCGGATGGACGTTCCTGTTGACGGGCTGGATCAGGAGGTTGGGCCGCTGGTATCGGCGGTGCCGTGGTCGGTGGGGTCGGGTGATGGGCTGCGGGTGGTGGTGCCGGCGGGGGGGATCACGGTCCGGCAGGTGCAGGGCCGGACCTGTGAGATCGGGATCGAGGCGGCGGGTGCGGTCACCTCGCTGCTGTGCGGTGCGAGTCCGGGTGACGTCGAGCGGCTGCCGGTGGGCACGCCGTTGGTTGTGGCTGTCGGTCGGGGGGTGTGAGGGGTGACCGCCGTGGTGTCCGAGGCCGCCGGCTCTGAACTGGTGGTGAGGGGGCAGGTTGATCAGGCGTGTCGTGATCTGGGGCGGTTGTTGGGTGAGTATCGGCGGGCGGCTGGGTTGTCTCAGGTGGTGTTGGCGGGGCGTATCGCCTATTCGCGTAGCACGGTGGCCACTGCTGAGAACGGTTCCGGGCGGGTGGCGGTGGAGTTCTGGGAGTCCTGCGACCGGGAGTTGGCCGCCGGTGGTGCCCTGGCGGTGGCGTACGGCCGTGTGCGGGCGTTGACGCGGGCTCTGCGGGAGCAGCGGGATCGGGAAGGGCGGCGTGTCCGGCAGGAACGGGCGCGGCGGTTCCTGGCGGACTCTCCTGTTCCGCTGGTGCCGGTTGACGCGGCGGTCGGCGGTCTACCTGGCGACCAAGGAGTTGGGGTGGCTTTTCGGGCTGAGGCGGCGGTGGTGGTCGGGTGTGGTTGTCCGTTGACAGTGGTGCGGTGGTCGGGGTGGGAGACCCGGGCGTTGCGGGAGGCGTTGCGGCTGACCGTCGGGCAGTTCGCTTCGCGGGTGCGGGTCCGTGCATCGTCGGTGACCGGCTGGGAGAGCCTCGCCGTCGCGGGTGGGCTGCGGCCGGGGACGCAGAGGTTGTTGGATGACCTGCTCGCGTCGATGGATGTGGACGGGCGTGCCCGGATGCGGGCGCTGCTGCGGGACTCCTGCGTCGATGAGGGCCAGTCCGTGCGGGGGCAGGTGGTCGACCGGCACGAGTGCGCCGCGTCCGGTCCAGCCGGACCGGACGCGGCGAGGTTGCACGCGCGGTCCGGACGGGTGCGTCGGGGCGGTCCGGTCCTGGTCCACGACGGCGCGCGTGGTGGCGGGGTGCGAGAGCGGAAGGGAGGTGAGTGAAGTGCAGGAACCGAATGATCTTCTTCGGGCGGCCCGATTGCGGCGGTCGCGGTCGGGAGCGGGGCCGTTTTCCCGGCAGGAGTTGGCGAACAGGCTCAACGGCGTGTTGTCGGCCTTGACGGGCAAGGAATACACGCTGGACGCGAATTATGTGGGCAAGTTGGAGCGGGGGGTTATCCGCTGGCCCCATGCCGACTACCGGCAGGCGTTGCGGACGATTCTCGGCGCGGCCTCTGACGCCGAACTCGGCCTGTATCTGAGACAGGGACGGTGACGTATGCCCCGGCGTGACGGCCATTTTGTGGTGAGGGAGGAAAAGGGCGTGGCGACGTATCACGGTGGCGGTCAGGTCGACCGCGCGCAGCAGATGTTGCAGCGGCACACGGTGTCCAGCGCGGACGGGTTATGCCTGGCCTGTCAGGTGCCCGCGCCGTGTGTCCATCACGAACGGGCGGCCAGGGTGTTCGCGTGCGCGGTGCGGTTGCCTCGCCGGGTGCCAGGAGCGACCCGGCCGGAGTTGATCGGCGCCCGCCGAGTTGGTGCGGCGGGCCTGTTCACCAGGACCGGTTGAGGTGTCTGTGGTGTCGGCGGTGACGAACGGCATCGGGGTGGCCGCCGGTGATGTGGTGTACGTGGGGCGGTCGGCGAGTGTGCAGTTCAGCGGGACATCAGCGTTCGTGTTCCGGGTGATCCGTGTCGATGACCGTCCCACCTACCACGGCTGGGCCTGGCTGGAGGGCTACCAGCTCGACCGCAACGGCGACGCGGTGGACCGCCGGGAGATTTTCGTCCGGCCCGCCGGACTTCGACGGTTCGCGAGGGCGTCGGCCTCGCCGGTTCGGACACCGTATGTCCGCCGGTTCGAGGACGCGGGCGCGTCGCTGCGGAATGCGCCCGCGCGCCTCGTCGGCAGGTGACGGTGAATGGACGCGCGGGAAGGCGTCCCGCGACTGCGGGCGCCTCTGGAAGCGAACGGCACATGGAGGACAGCAGTGGCGAGTAGCCCGCATCAGCCCTGGTGCGACCCGCACGAATGCACGGCGGACTTCACCGACTTCCATCCCGACGCCTCACCTGCCACCCACGCCAGCCGCTGGTACGAGTGCGATCCGCCGGGCGGCCGGCAGGCGGTCGAGGTGGAGATGCAACTCGTGGAGTACGTCGATGATCCCCACCCGAGAACGTTCATCCGCATCGCCCGCAGCGACTTCGAGGACCGGCAGGTCTTCCACCTCACCGTCGACCAGGGCCACGCCGTCCACCAGACGCTGACCGAGATCCTCGCCCACGCGACCTCGGGGCGGAGGTGATGCCGCCGGCATCGACCCCGGCACGACAACAGGCTGTTCCACGAAAGGAGAACGGGCATCATGACCGACACCGACACCGACACCGGTAGCCCGGCGACCGACCCGCACCTCGGCCCCGTCGACCCGTCCGGCCGGCACGTCGCCGGCATCGGCGACACCGCGACCCGCG from the Solwaraspora sp. WMMD1047 genome contains:
- a CDS encoding GNAT family N-acetyltransferase translates to MTSLADIDLSHHDGAGLEAMLGEVADLYEVVYAEPPYNGGPLFSRGRFLERTNVQKAAPGFALVTSRAAGRLVGFSFGFTFAAGRWWGGTTSPEPAAEVLTSPKFAVIELVVAKTWRGQGLGRTLINALMSKRFEPYATLLSEPDAPARRIYDHWGWRHVADVQPAVDAPYMHALVLPLTPSGPSGKASSTTSTT
- a CDS encoding helix-turn-helix transcriptional regulator, which produces MITGQDLRAARESRGVGLGKLADMIGRDKGHLSRVERNVDSRDVTPALVRDYEQALGLTVAATALSGGEPSPAEKGHGRLSKQAEYLDEAPDADDAVGAACQAQLEERGRRGPLVGRDVGTDPEDIVRRRILLQHALTALAAGAVTPALDVIRSGLVSSLTGKDAADVDVDEWEEVAFEYGGAYFTDRPAVLVSNLAADLVDLQGTLDAARGAQYRGLSRVSGLLAGVMAMSLVNLGQFQPARRWWRAARHAADASTDPVVRTWIRGHDATHALYDRRPLTIALTRADEALVIGGSAAYPGVTEALSARAQAYALLGRADEARDAVNHLADLYGQLPASATQDLGTAFGYPQHRLWHTTSYVGTHLGDTDTARQAQEHALTLYPASSRRSRAQVQLHAARCMVIDGYLDEGASHAQTVIDAVPVAHRTAMVLDMGRKVLDQVPVVERERSALAELREMLALPAGPVAP
- a CDS encoding helix-turn-helix domain-containing protein, with translation MRGQVDQACRDLGRLLGEYRRAAGLSQVVLAGRIAYSRSTVATAENGSGRVAVEFWESCDRELAAGGALAVAYGRVRALTRALREQRDREGRRVRQERARRFLADSPVPLVPVDAAVGGLPGDQGVGVAFRAEAAVVVGCGCPLTVVRWSGWETRALREALRLTVGQFASRVRVRASSVTGWESLAVAGGLRPGTQRLLDDLLASMDVDGRARMRALLRDSCVDEGQSVRGQVVDRHECAASGPAGPDAARLHARSGRVRRGGPVLVHDGARGGGVRERKGGE